From Bdellovibrio sp. KM01:
GGGTTCGAGACCCGTTTCCCGCTCCAAATTTCAGACGCCCATGTAGCTCAGTGGTAGAGCACACCCTTGGTAAGGGTGAGGTCGTCGGTTCGGCTCCGATCATGGGCTCCACTTAGTTTTACACTTGAATTTAAAAAATTTGGCTTTAAGTTAGATAAAAATAAAAAATCTCTGCAGGAGGACTAATGTCTAAAGAGAAATTCACCCGTACGAAACCGCATGTTAACATCGGTACAATCGGTCACGTCGACCATGGTAAAACAACTTTGACTGCTGCTATCACTACTACTCTTGCAGCGGCTGGTAAAGCTCAAGCGATGTCTTACGATCAAATCGATAAGTCTCCAGAAGAGCGCGAGCGTGGTATCACTATCTCCACTACTCACGTTGAGTACGAAACTGAAAACCGCCACTACGCGCACGTTGACTGCCCAGGACATGCTGACTACGTAAAAAACATGATCACTGGTGCTGCTCAAATGGACGGCGCGATCCTAGTAGTTTCTTCTGCTGACGGTCCTATGCCACAAACTCGTGAACACATCCTTTTGGGTCGCCAAGTTGGTATCCCAGCAATGGTTGTTTTCATGAACAAAGTTGACATGGTTGACGATAAAGAGCTTCTTGAGCTTGTTGAGCTTGAAATCCGCGAACTTCTTTCTAAGTACGAATACCCAGGCGATGATATCCCTGTAGTAAAAGGTTCTGCTTTGAAAGCTTTGGAAGGTGACCAATCTGAAATCGGTCGTCCATCTATCATGAAATTGATGGAAGCTTGCGATGCTTACATTCCACAACCAGCTCGTGCTACTGACAAAACTTTCTTGATGCCAGTAGAGGACGTGTTCTCTATCTCTGGTCGTGGTACAGTTGTTACTGGCCGTGTTGAGCGTGGTATCGTTAAAGTTGGTGACGAGATCGAAATCATCGGTATCCGTCCAACTCAAAAAACTACAGTTACTGGTATCGAAATGTTCCGTAAACTTCTTGATGAAGGTCAAGCAGGGGACAACTGTGGTGTTCTTCTTCGTGGTACTAAAAAAGAAGACGTTGAACGTGGTCAAGTTTTGGCTAAACCAGGTTCAGTTAAACCTCACAAAAAATTCAAAGCAGAAGCGTACATCCTTACTAAAGAAGAAGGCGGACGTCATACTCC
This genomic window contains:
- the tuf gene encoding elongation factor Tu, yielding MSKEKFTRTKPHVNIGTIGHVDHGKTTLTAAITTTLAAAGKAQAMSYDQIDKSPEERERGITISTTHVEYETENRHYAHVDCPGHADYVKNMITGAAQMDGAILVVSSADGPMPQTREHILLGRQVGIPAMVVFMNKVDMVDDKELLELVELEIRELLSKYEYPGDDIPVVKGSALKALEGDQSEIGRPSIMKLMEACDAYIPQPARATDKTFLMPVEDVFSISGRGTVVTGRVERGIVKVGDEIEIIGIRPTQKTTVTGIEMFRKLLDEGQAGDNCGVLLRGTKKEDVERGQVLAKPGSVKPHKKFKAEAYILTKEEGGRHTPFFNGYRPQFYFRTTDVTGVCTLKAGTEMVMPGDRVELSVELIAPIAMEKELRFAIREGGRTVGAGVVIDILE